The stretch of DNA CCTATGCTGGAGCAGGAAGCCCAGAGAGGTGGCGAAGCGGCTTTAAGCAGATGGGAGCAGGCCAAACGGCTGGCAGCTAAGGTAAGCGAAGCATACCTTCAGTTTAGTGAGGCACTTCGCGCGCGAACCGAGGCTTTTGTGGAGGCCGATCAGGCTTATGGCGCGGCTGTTGAGCAGCCCGTGCTGCCTGCGGTTATTCTGTTTAGAGCGCTAGGCCTTGGAGCTGAAACCCTAATCCTGCCGGTCCATGGCCTGTCACCCGGCGTAATTTCAGATCCTCTGTCAGCAGTCCACGCAGTTTGGTTAAAGTCTAAGAACGAGGATTCGCCTTCCTCCTCCGGCGCTTCACGCTCTTCAGCTTCGCATGAGCATAGTGCTCCAGTTCTTATGCCTACAGATGGCGGCAGATCTGAGAAAGTTGTCCCCCTTCGAAATCGGAAACAGCTGCTTAGGGAAGCGGCCTTAAATCCGCAGGTATGGAGCTTTGCAAATCCGGCAGCGGGATTATAATTTGGCGATTGTGATGTAGTTCTTTGTTTGATTAAGTAAACACGAGGGTAAACCGTCAATGTCTATGGTCAGCGCGGTTACCCTCTTTTGGAGGTATCTGTATGTCTGATAGAGTTCATCTTAATCCTGAGCAGATTGAGAGTATAGCCCGGCAATTTATGCAGGGTAAAGAGAGAACCCGGCAAATTAGCTCGGATCTCGCGCTTACAGTGCAGAATTTAGAGCAGGAATGGGAAGGCGTATCCAAGCAGCGTTTTATGCAGGATTTTCAGGAAGCTGACAGACAGATGCGGGCATTGGTTCATACGCTTGAGGCCATTGGCCTTGAGCTTAGCGCACTGGCTCATAAGTTCCGGACGATTGACCAAACGCGATGATTGCTGCACTATAGACAAAATGGTGGGACACGTAAACATAAACATAGCTATAAGTTTTGATGATGCGTGTTCTATTTTACATAGGTTTTTGAATAAACCGCGTGTTGAATTCCTGTTACTTATCTAGTTACTTATTGTGAAAGAAAGAGGGAAGCTTATATGGCATTTCAGCCAAATCCGGGCGACGAGATTATCATCAATGGAATAACTTATTGCATCGGAACGCATCCTGCGGCTCCCGGAATGGCCTACGCCCAAGTAGGACGACAGGGCGCTGTATACCAACTTGTGCCCAAATCAGGGGACCTGTCCTCTGCAATGGCTTTAAAAATTTTTCTTCCGAAGTTTCGGATTCCTTCGCTGGTCCATCAATCTGAGATGATGGAGCGTTATGCCTCGGTTCCGGGACTTCGCGTGTGTAAACGAGAGGTGCTCACGCCTGAGAGGAACGCAGAGCTGATTGCGCAGTATCCGGATTTGCTTTATGCGGTTGTGATGCCCTGGATTCATGGTTATACCTGGATGGATGTGATTACTACCCAGCAGGAGCTGAAGGCAGAGGAAAGCCTCAAGCTGGCAACTGCGCTTGCCGGTGTGGGTTCGGCGATGGAACAGCGGGGCGCTGCGCATACCGACTTATCGGCGCCTAATATTATATTTAACGGCGCAGAATCATTGGTTTTGGAGCTGGTGGATGTTGAGCAGCTTTACAGCCCTCGTCTGGACCCGCCGGAGTTCTCATTGTCTGGTTCGCCAGGGTACGCTTCTTATGAACATCTGCGCTCTGCAGGAAATGCATGGAATCCGTATGCTGACCGCTTTGCGGGGGCCGTTATACTTGCGGAGATGCTGTGCTGGTGTGATAGAGAAATCCGCGAAGCCGCCTGGGGAGAAAGCTATTTCGATTCTAATGAGCTGCAGGAGCAAGGATCGCGCTACAAGCTTATGCTGGAGAAGCTGGAGAAGCTGTGGGGAGCTCAGGTTGCCGAGCTGTTCAGAAGAGCTTGGAACAGCCTGGATGCCAGAAATTGCCCTACGTTCGGCGAGTGGCTGGTAGTCCTTAAGGGACTGAGCGCAGAAG from Paenibacillus sp. CAA11 encodes:
- a CDS encoding WXG100 family type VII secretion target; amino-acid sequence: MSDRVHLNPEQIESIARQFMQGKERTRQISSDLALTVQNLEQEWEGVSKQRFMQDFQEADRQMRALVHTLEAIGLELSALAHKFRTIDQTR
- a CDS encoding WXG100 family type VII secretion target, which gives rise to MRISLETELLGKAGEKLRLGAEELTGLMEQLNRLMPMLEQEAQRGGEAALSRWEQAKRLAAKVSEAYLQFSEALRARTEAFVEADQAYGAAVEQPVLPAVILFRALGLGAETLILPVHGLSPGVISDPLSAVHAVWLKSKNEDSPSSSGASRSSASHEHSAPVLMPTDGGRSEKVVPLRNRKQLLREAALNPQVWSFANPAAGL